DNA sequence from the Salvia splendens isolate huo1 chromosome 19, SspV2, whole genome shotgun sequence genome:
TGCAGACCTCGGCTGCAAAGAATTTTATATAGTAAATCGATCAAAGCATGTGCAGACTGACCTTGTATGGCATCCATCGCTGTTGCCGCATGAGCTGGACTcacaaaatcaacaaaggaaAGAACCACGGGATCTCCCCCAGGCTACATGGATCAGAATAGAAACATTAGCAAATTCTTTTGTTCTTATTTTTCTTCAATAAGGAAAAAGGACGCTTACATGTCTCGGTGCCTTTGTCACGAGCCTCACTTCCTTGTAGCCCACAAATGGGCGGAATATATCTAATAATCAAAAGTAAAGGAAGAGACCAGGTCGGGCCAATAGGTTACTTATTAATTACTTATGTAATGTAAAGGATACGAGACACTTCTCGGCGAGTACAGTTCGCAGGCAAGCCCTCCACATACAACGTACTGGTAGCGTCAGGAGGTAGTGCAATTTCAGGTCTCCTACGTACTCCCATTAACTGGCTTGACACTTCTGTGCGAGTAAAGTTCGCAGGCAAGCCGTCCATAAAGAACAAGCTGCTAGTGTCAGGAGGGAGTGAAATTTCAGGTCTCCCACCTACTCCCATTAACCGGCTTCGTGCAGCAGCTTCTGGGCCTGATTGCATCAGTCTTAGATCATCTATATCATGAAGATCATCAAGCCCAGCAGTAGCAGGTCTTCCAGTTTGGCCACCATATAATTGCACTCTAACTTTCTGTTACATTACACTACCAATTTACAAAAATGTATACACATGCCCAAAGTTTGCacaagaaaaaggaaatgaaaaaagaaGAATACCAAATCACGCAAGTAGCGTTCGTACGACGCATTGACATGGTCCATGTCTGTAGCGGCGACAGCACTTCCCGCCCTTTCATTGCCAGGAACATAGTAGCTTGTCGTGACTTGTTCACTAGGCATCTCtacaaaataaacatttaaattaagaGACTAATATAGAAAATACAGTGGAATCAAAAAAGCATTTAAAATTCACGCAGAACCCACAAACTCAGAGGCCGTATATCTGAAACCATTACACGTAAGCTAACCCTATAAATGAAGATGCAGTGTGTGATCATTCTTTAGATGGTATTTGCACCGAGAACCTTAAAGAGATTTCCTTAGCTAGCCAACAAGTCAAATTTCAATAAGCTACAATGAATCACGGAAAAACAAGTAGAGATTTACAAATCACCCAAAAATTAAGATTCCAGCTCCTACATTTCAACACATCAAAGACACAACTGAAGCCACAAACTCCAGCAGCCAATCAACATACACTCAACCAATGCAGATCCGGGATCAGAACTTCACCATTTTCAATAGACGCGCCATAATCATAAATTCACGCTCACCGAATCTAACCATAACTATACACATTAAAgccagaaaataaaaaactaaccCTAAACGCAAACAGAAGAAATCATGAGAAATTCACACCGTGCAGTTCTGAGAAAATGATGAACCGTCCGAGCAAACAAAGGAAAACATGAGAAATTCACACTGTGCACGTGCTGAGAAAATGATGAATCGTGCGATTTAAGATAGAGAGAGGGGGATACCAAACTCGGAACGAGCCCGTTTCGCCACCAGCTGAGCTGGAAGCGACGCCGCCGGCTGCCTGTTGTCACCATACCTCCAGAAAGCGTCCGCCATTGTTGATTGGTGGTGAGGAAGGAAAGGGggcaaattcaattcaattgaAAAACTAGGGTTTTGAAAGATTCTCAATTTTCAGACAATGGAGGTAGCGCTGCCTTCTTCACTGTGAAATTCGAGTACATTTATATGGTGAAAATAGCGAGAATCTTTCATTTGCTTCTGCATTTTTATCCATGAGTATTTATTTAACTTTATTCGTTCGAAAATTGATTTGGATTAGCATTTGTGAGGAAAAAAACAATCTtcatgatattaaaaaataactGCAAATATTGATAATTATACTGATAGCAAGGGCAAAAACCGGTCCTGAACATGTgctcattttataattttggttatatactttatctttttaattttgtatcTTGAACATTTCAACTATGATCACAACTGGTTCTACACTAAcagttccgtcaatttttaaacggtttccACCCAATTTTAACCGATTTTAAAACGGTTTTAACTTGAATGAGACTGTTAAAACCGTCAAAATCGGGTTATAACCGTTTAAAAATTAACGAAACTGTTAGTATaagaccaaatgtgatccgagttgaaatgtccataatgcaaaaattcaaaaaataaagtataagaccaaaatcgtaaaatgaacatatgttcaggaccattGTTGACCTCTACTCTTATACTGATTATAGTTCCACTTATTTGTAAGTGATATATAAATCGAAAAGACGATGCATATAGTTCGATGAGATGATGAAAACTCAAATTTCTTATCATAACGTAATATTTTCTGAGACCAAAACTCTGGTCGTCGTTACAAATTAAACTCACGGTGTGCCACATCTGTCAATAATTATGTTAAATGATTGGTTGACAGTGTCGGAAATTGCATGTTTTGGTTTAGATCCAAACTGCATGGTAGCAGTTTCTATTTTGAACTTGAACCGAATGGCGGCTGTTTCTGTTCAAAATTGGCAAATTTCGGCGGTACCGGAtagatttgaattttttatttaataaatagaaTGTGGATTTTAGACCTACGAGATTAAGTTCAGACCAATATTATCGTGTTACCAGATTATTGAGTTAAGGGTCGTTGAAGTTGTCATTTTTTTACAAATCACAActctaattttaaattttcatatttcaGACTAACCTTCAGCCAATCTGACCAtcaatattattgaattttttaaattaatatatatccCTTGATAATTTAATACGGAGTATTTATAATACATTTTTATATGGCTGTTGTTTGAATTCGAAGGTGTAATAGTATGCATCTCTTGGAGAGAtaaaatttatagtagtatttttcttAAATACTTATTGCTTTTTAGttttttcatctaaatattcaTTGTAAAGCATTAgagtaaaatactaaaaaagtaaaatatgagtataattTTCCAATACCTAATATATTTTCATGTGTATTTATGAAATTTTGCTTATCCTAACTTTAATTGTTGATTGAGTTATCTTTCCAAttatatttttagcaaaaagtaataAATTTTCTCTTCCGTATTTCAAtctatattttactttattatctctaggtctgtcaaaatggatatcgggtatCTTAATTGTTGATTGAGTTATCTTTCCAATTCTAATTTTTGGCTGAAAGtaataaattttctttttcgtatttcaatctctcttttactttattatcttattatctcttctactttatctTTTTGACGTGCTAAACttttctttcttaatttatttgtcAAAAAATAAACGACTATATTTTAAAAGTTATTTAATGTGAACTACATAGCTCATGTTATTATTTATTGAGTTGCTATTTTAAGGTTATTTGTGTTAGGATTTTTTTAACCGAATTATCAATGTTAAGCCTAATCTTAACGATAGTATTCAATATTAAGCCTAGTCTTATCAAATTtgtaaaatacaattaaatttaataagtTTTAAGTTATTAATTAGCCTTTGAATAATTTGTACAGTATATATaatgtactccttccgtctcaaCTAAGTCGAATTATACTTTTTTTGCAATGTTCCAATTAagctgagtcatttctctttttatttaaaaaaaaatccaatcattcttactttatttcaacAAATATTTTTCTCTATCTTATTTTTTCAATACGATTCCTTAATCTCATGCCCAAAAATTATTGagtcaaaataaaaataccaTTGATGTAGTGTGCGTCATTTTAATACAGAGGTCATTTATAATAAATTCAGTCTCTTgacataaatttattaattaaattttcgcaaaaaattatcataattaattGATTAAAGTTAGTAAAAATTCATCCTGTCAGTCtcactattatttatttttgtaacaGATAATTTAGCaccaataataaaataatttttttatgtgaacACTGTACATTCACTACAGTCTGCAGAAT
Encoded proteins:
- the LOC121780293 gene encoding nuclear speckle RNA-binding protein A-like, producing the protein MADAFWRYGDNRQPAASLPAQLVAKRARSEFEMPSEQVTTSYYVPGNERAGSAVAATDMDHVNASYERYLRDLKVRVQLYGGQTGRPATAGLDDLHDIDDLRLMQSGPEAAARSRLMGVGGRPEISLPPDTSSLFFMDGLPANFTRTEVSSQLMGVRRRPEIALPPDATSTLYVEGLPANCTRREVSHIFRPFVGYKEVRLVTKAPRHPGGDPVVLSFVDFVSPAHAATAMDAIQGYLFDEHERDSAHLRVQFARNPPGGTRVGGGHRGNH